CCGCCGACACGCACCGCGTATTTCTGCAGTGCCCGCAGGCCCGGCAGGGTCTTGCGGGTGTCGCGGATTCGGGCCTTGGTGCCCTCCACCTCGGCCACCCAGGCCGCGGTGGCGGTCGCGATACCGGACAGATGGCAGACCAGGTTCAGCATGGTGCGTTCGGCCGTCAGCAGACCCCGTGTCTGGGCCTCCAGCGTCAGCAGTGCGTCGCCCCGACGCAGTCGGTCGCCGTCGTCGGCCCGCCCCGTCACGCGGTAACCGTCACTGCCCAGCACCTCGTCGAGCACCAGCAGAGCGAGGTCGACGCCTGCGGCCACGCCGTCGACGCGAGTGACCATCGCGGCTGTGGTCCGGGCATCCGCTCCGACCGTGGCCATCGTCGTCACGTCGGGTCCGTAGCGCAGGTCCTCGTCGAGGCCCCGGGCGATCACCTGGCGTGCCTCGGCGAGTTCGGCCTGCGTCATCCGGGCGCGGCTCATGCGGCCACCACCGAGTTGTCGACCTTCACATGTCCGTCAACGAGGCGCACCACGGTGCTGCGCGCCTGGGCGCCGTCGGTCTCGGGCCAGTCGGACCGGTGATGGCAGCCGCGACTCTCGGTGCGGTCCGCGGCGGCCACGGCCACGGCCTGCGCCGTGAGTGTCAGAGCGGCGTCTTCGAATCCCGCGCGCGTACCGACGGGCCGCGATCCAGCCTCGGCGAGGGTGTCACTGAGCCTGCGCAGGCCGTCGGCATCGCGGACCACCGAGGCGTCGCGCGACATCGCGATCTGCAGGTCGGCCCGGTCCAGGATCTCCTGACGCGGCAGTGCGGGTGTGCCACCCCGGCCCGAACCTGTCGACGCGGCATGGGCGGCGGCCGCGGCGCCGGCGCGCGCACCCACCACCAGGCCCTCAAGCAGGCTGTTGGACGCCAGCCGATTGGCGCCGTGCATGCCCGTGCGGGCCACCTCGCCGGCCGCGTAGAGACCTGGGAGGGACGTCTGCCCGCTGACGTCGGTGAGGACTCCCCCGCAGCTGTAATGCGCGCCGGGCAGTACCGGGATCGGCTGCCGCGTCGGGTCGATTCCCGCGGCGTGGCAGGACGCGGTGACGGTCGGGAAGCGACGGGCGAAATCGGCGACGCCGCGCGCGTCGAGATAGACACACGGCGCGCCGGTGGCCCGCATGCGCGCGTCGATGGCCGCGGCCACCACGTCGCGCGGAGCCAGGTCCGCCATCGGGTGGACTCCCTGCATCACCGAATCACCGTGTGCATCAACAAGAATCGCTCCTTCTCCGCGAATGGCCTCGGTGATGAGCGGACGCCTGCCGCCGGCACTACCGTCGAACAGCATGGTCGGGTGGAACTGGATGAACTCGAGATCGCTGACCGCGACCCCCGCGCGCAGTGCCAGCGCGATGCCGTCGCCGGTCGACCCGGACGGGTTGGTGGTGGCCGCGTAGAGGTGGCCCAGGCCCCCGGTGGCCAGGACGACGGCGGGCGCGTGGATGACACCGGGCCCGTCGGGACTCACGACGTGGACGCCGCGGACCTCACCGCCGTCGGTCAGGATCTGCAGCGCCGCGTGTTCGTGACGGATATCCAACGTGATCGTGGCGTCGTTGAGCGCACGCTGCACCTCGGCGCCCGTGGCGTCGCCGCCGGCGTGGATGATGCGACGTCGGGTGTGGCCACCCTCGCGCGTCAGTGCCCACTGTCCCGGGGTGGCCTCGTCGAATCTGGCTCCGCTGCGCACCAGGTCGGCGACCGCACCGTGGCCGTCGGCGACGATCGAGGCGACCGCGGCGGGATCGCACAGTC
The DNA window shown above is from Mycolicibacterium confluentis and carries:
- the nadC gene encoding carboxylating nicotinate-nucleotide diphosphorylase, yielding MTQAELAEARQVIARGLDEDLRYGPDVTTMATVGADARTTAAMVTRVDGVAAGVDLALLVLDEVLGSDGYRVTGRADDGDRLRRGDALLTLEAQTRGLLTAERTMLNLVCHLSGIATATAAWVAEVEGTKARIRDTRKTLPGLRALQKYAVRVGGGVNHRMGLGDAALIKDNHVAAAGSVVAALRAVRSAAPDLPCEVEVDSLEQLDQVLAEDVQLVLLDNFAVWETQIAVQRRDSTAPGVLLESSGGLSLEDAAAYAGTGVDYLAVGALTHSVRVLDIGLDF
- a CDS encoding L-aspartate oxidase; translation: MTAPACGGAGMWQQRADVVVIGTGVAGLVAALAAHRSAQQRPLRVVVLSKAARGDISTATFYAQGGIAVVLPDTADSVDAHVADTLAAGGGLCDPAAVASIVADGHGAVADLVRSGARFDEATPGQWALTREGGHTRRRIIHAGGDATGAEVQRALNDATITLDIRHEHAALQILTDGGEVRGVHVVSPDGPGVIHAPAVVLATGGLGHLYAATTNPSGSTGDGIALALRAGVAVSDLEFIQFHPTMLFDGSAGGRRPLITEAIRGEGAILVDAHGDSVMQGVHPMADLAPRDVVAAAIDARMRATGAPCVYLDARGVADFARRFPTVTASCHAAGIDPTRQPIPVLPGAHYSCGGVLTDVSGQTSLPGLYAAGEVARTGMHGANRLASNSLLEGLVVGARAGAAAAAHAASTGSGRGGTPALPRQEILDRADLQIAMSRDASVVRDADGLRRLSDTLAEAGSRPVGTRAGFEDAALTLTAQAVAVAAADRTESRGCHHRSDWPETDGAQARSTVVRLVDGHVKVDNSVVAA